GGGAGTCACTGAACTTATATCTCCTGCGATCGCTGAGTTTAAATATAAAGAATTGGCAGCAATAACCGCTAGAGAAACGAAAAATGAATCTCTAAAAAGTCGTTTCATTAGTATATACCTCACACCTTTTTACATAATTACCGAGAATGGCAAAGAAAAAAAGTTACATGGATTACGATATTTTCTCAAACTCAAAAAACTGTTTTACTTGAAGATGGCAGTTGCTGATTTCGTCGAATTCTACAACTCTTTTGGCTTATTAGACCTCCTGCGTGAATACTTGAATTGTCATCCACACGCGAAGCGAAACATCTGGGAGATTCTTCACTACACTGCGTTGCGTACCCTTCGGGAAGGCTTCGCCAACAGAATGACATCCATGATTTTTTGATTCCTGCAGCAGGTTTATTCTTTTGAACTCATTCCTAAGATAGATGTTCAAAAATCAGTCGAGAACATCTTTTGGGTTCGTCGAGCGGCGAAGTGATTCTGTCTTTTTATAAGTGTTTAAATATTATCAAAAAATAACTTTTGTAAAAAATGACTTCAGGTAACTAAAATAACAATATTTTGCACGCTACGACTGTATTATAAGATGCACAAAATATAGGTTTCAGTTGCGGTGTTAGCTATAGCTATTGCCATATTTTTTGTAGTCGCGTGCAGGGTATTATTAAGAGTAAACAATTCCAGTCTGGTAACTGCCACCTTTGCCAACAGTGAAGCTACAAAGCAGACGCGATCCTTTCACTTGCCATTCTTGCACCTGATAAGTTTCTAGCAGTTGGTCCTACTTGTAATGCCGCTAAACCGCCCATCATGTATAATTCGCATCCCGACCAGCGCAAGCAGGGATCGAGAACGGGTAAACCTCTAGCTATAGTTAGAGGAAAGGTATTGAGCATGTCTGACAGCAGAGGTTCGGCAGTCACGTCAAGTGTCGTCCCTGTTGCGACCCAAATGCGATCGCATTCATTCTCTTCCCCATTATGGCAATGCACTAACCAACTATTCCCTTGCCATACTGCTTTGACGACTTGGCATTGTTCTTGAATTTGCAAGCGATCGCACCGCATGAGCCGCCGCAACTGTAGCATCATTGCTGGCGTGAGGGAACCCCCATTTCTAGCTTGTTGAATCAAATACCAACGCTTTTCCCAGTCCGGTTCTGCCCAAAAATCTTTGAGATATTTCGGTCCCAGCCACCCTGGTTCGGCATCAAATAATTTCTCTTGTAAGTTGCGCCTTGCCATCAACACGACTTTAGCACCACGGGCGATCGCACCTACAGCTAAATGCCCGCTAGTTAATCCACCACCAATAATTAATATGCGTTCTCCAGCTAAGTTCAATTTTCGCAAATCCACTTGTTGAGAGTGACATAACCGTTCTGGCGGATAAGGAGACTGAATTTGACTCACCCACTCAGGTGTGTGAATTTGACTGCTACCCTTGGCGAATACTACCCTACGGGCAACAACCGTGCGATCGTCTGCTAGCCACAAGCGAAACCGAGGACGCAACCGATGTTGTAAGGGTTCGATCCGCAAAACCTTTGCTTTGAAAACTGGTGGCAAATCCAAACGGCGAATTAAATCGGTACAAAAATCTTGAAATAATTGCGTTCCTGGCAGATCGTAAGGGGCAAATAATTCCTGGGGACGACATGCGGCAAATTTTCGCAAGGCGTATGGGTTGGGATCGGGATGGTGGACGGCAGGAGAACGTAAATGAGGGATCTCAAAAGCCGCAAATTGTTGCTGCCACTGCTGCAACCACATTCCACTTGGATCGAAAACAGCAAACCTGTGCCGCAGCTTTTTCCGCTTTTGCAGCAAGTAGGCAATAAACGTGAGAGCGTGGGGACCAGCGCCAATGATGGCAATATCGGTATTGGAAGCTTCTGCAAGCATGACAATCGTGCTAGACAATACTTAAAAATGATAATCATTCTTATTCAAGATAGCATCGGGAGTCAAAAGTCAGAAGTTAAAAGTTAAAAGTCAAAAATAATCCTGACTCCCGTACAGACGTTGCCTGCAACGTCTCTACACCGACTCCCGCAACTGAGAGTAAATTGGTATGATGCCTTTATCTATCTCCCTATGATTCCTACCAGAAGAGTTTATTTGTTGCTGTTGTTGGGAATAGCAATCGCACCCCTATTAGCCACAATTTGGAACGTACCGCGCAGTATCTTGGTGATGCTGCTGTTTGATGCTGTTATCTTAGGGCTGACGATCGCCGATAGCCTAATGGTACGCCGTCATCGCGTCCAAGTCGAGCGATCTCTGCCTGCTAGACTCTCCATCGGACGGGATAATTCGGTGGTTTTGACAGTGCGATCGCTGAAAAAATCAGCTCAAATTCAGATTTGCGATTATTACCCAATGCAGTTTGCTGTTTCTGCAACTACGCTGACTGCTGCGCTTGCACCCAACAGCACGACAGAATTAACTTATACAATTCACCCTAACCAACGGGGAGAATTTGCCTGGGGAGATCTGCAAGTGAGACAATTGGGTGCTTGGGGATTAGGTTGGGATAACTGGAAAATTCCTCAAAGTCAGAAAGTCAAGGTTTATCCTGACTTGGTAGGATTGCGATCGCTCTCCATTCGTCTGACGCTACAATCGGCTGGTTCAATTCGCAAGCTGCGCCAACGGGGAATCGGAACGGAATTTGCCGAACTTAAAGATTATGGTACGGGTGACGATTTGCGGTTGATTGACTGGAAAGCTACGGCACGTCGCAACCGTCCTTTGGTGCGAGTTTTGGAGCCAGAACACGAACAAACCCTGATTATTCTATTGGATAAAGGACGCTTGATGACGGCTCAAGTATCGGGTTTAAAGCGATTTGATTGGGGTTTAAACGCAACTTTGGCTTTAGCACTAGCGGGAATTCATCGCGGCGATCGCGTGGGTGTGGGAGTATTTGATAAGCAAATGCAGACTTGGATACCACCGGAACGAGGACAAAATCAATTAAACCAACTGATCGATCGCCTGACACCAATTCAACCCGTATTACTCGAATCTGACTATATTGGTGCTGTCACGAGTATTATCAAACAACAAACTCGCAGAGCCTTGGTAGTATTAATTACAGACATTGTTGATATAACCGCTTCTGCCGAATTATTAGCTGCATTAGGAAGACTGACACCCCGTTATTTACCTTTTTGCGTTACGTTACGCGATCGGCAAGTGGATCGTTTAGCTCATACTTCTACGAATGAAGTGAATCCGACTTATGCCCGTGCTGTGGCTTTAGATTTATTATCTCAGCGTCAAGTTGCCTTTGCTGGTTTGAAACAAAAAGGGGTTTTGGTATTAGATGCACCAGCCGATTTGATTTCCGAACAGTTGGTAGAGCGGTATTTGCAGCTCAAGGCAAGGAATCAATTGTAGTTGCTAATTGGTAATCGATCATTGGTAAGGATATTGTTATGTCCTAATCTCGCGGCAATAATTGCCGCAATTCTTGTGGGAGACAGCGATCGAAGAAATGCTCAATGACTCTACTATGGCGTTGATATAGCACACCTAGATAAATAATAGATATTCCTAAAACAGTGAGTGCGAACGGAAATAGTAGGGCATCTTTAAACACTGTATAAGCCAGGTGACTTAAATATCCAAAGACTCCTATAGCTCCGAATATCATAAAAACTCTGCGTTTCAACAACACCGATAACAAAATCAATCCCAAATTAATTAGACAATAAATAAATTTTTGCCATTCATTGCTATCTCTCATCAAAGTCATACCAAACCAGAAGGCAAGTAAGCCAAATAAATACAACCAAAAAGCAAAATCTCCATCGCGCCTGCGGGTGCGAAGATCGACTAAATACGCAACGATAATACACGCAATTCCAAACCATAGAGAAACCAAAAGTCTTTGTTCCCAGGTAAATTCATTTTTACCAAATAGCAATGGCGTTAAATCCATCGACATAAAATATAGTGAAAAAGCAATCGGCGCAGTCAAAAATGGAAATCGGACAAACTTGAGCGCGATTAAACCTGAAATAACAGTCCCCAATTCCATCAAAAACCAAC
This window of the Chroococcidiopsis thermalis PCC 7203 genome carries:
- a CDS encoding FAD/NAD(P)-binding protein; the protein is MLAEASNTDIAIIGAGPHALTFIAYLLQKRKKLRHRFAVFDPSGMWLQQWQQQFAAFEIPHLRSPAVHHPDPNPYALRKFAACRPQELFAPYDLPGTQLFQDFCTDLIRRLDLPPVFKAKVLRIEPLQHRLRPRFRLWLADDRTVVARRVVFAKGSSQIHTPEWVSQIQSPYPPERLCHSQQVDLRKLNLAGERILIIGGGLTSGHLAVGAIARGAKVVLMARRNLQEKLFDAEPGWLGPKYLKDFWAEPDWEKRWYLIQQARNGGSLTPAMMLQLRRLMRCDRLQIQEQCQVVKAVWQGNSWLVHCHNGEENECDRIWVATGTTLDVTAEPLLSDMLNTFPLTIARGLPVLDPCLRWSGCELYMMGGLAALQVGPTARNLSGARMASERIASAL
- a CDS encoding DUF58 domain-containing protein; this translates as MIPTRRVYLLLLLGIAIAPLLATIWNVPRSILVMLLFDAVILGLTIADSLMVRRHRVQVERSLPARLSIGRDNSVVLTVRSLKKSAQIQICDYYPMQFAVSATTLTAALAPNSTTELTYTIHPNQRGEFAWGDLQVRQLGAWGLGWDNWKIPQSQKVKVYPDLVGLRSLSIRLTLQSAGSIRKLRQRGIGTEFAELKDYGTGDDLRLIDWKATARRNRPLVRVLEPEHEQTLIILLDKGRLMTAQVSGLKRFDWGLNATLALALAGIHRGDRVGVGVFDKQMQTWIPPERGQNQLNQLIDRLTPIQPVLLESDYIGAVTSIIKQQTRRALVVLITDIVDITASAELLAALGRLTPRYLPFCVTLRDRQVDRLAHTSTNEVNPTYARAVALDLLSQRQVAFAGLKQKGVLVLDAPADLISEQLVERYLQLKARNQL
- a CDS encoding DUF2157 domain-containing protein translates to MKIYKEDLHWAASQGLITEAQADALWQALSHRSDHRPQFNFANVAFYFGALVVISAMSWFMNLAWESFGGGGIFLLASIYAFCFVMAGKTLYFRQNMKVPGGLLFAIAVCMTPLAIYGLQRWTGFWIQGDPGVYRDYYIWIKGSWFLMELGTVISGLIALKFVRFPFLTAPIAFSLYFMSMDLTPLLFGKNEFTWEQRLLVSLWFGIACIIVAYLVDLRTRRRDGDFAFWLYLFGLLAFWFGMTLMRDSNEWQKFIYCLINLGLILLSVLLKRRVFMIFGAIGVFGYLSHLAYTVFKDALLFPFALTVLGISIIYLGVLYQRHSRVIEHFFDRCLPQELRQLLPRD